The Lactobacillus sp. CBA3605 genome contains a region encoding:
- a CDS encoding acetoacetate decarboxylase family protein: MASFIASNDDMKNFLNLPSMNDQAGIGFAYATDETLLKKLIPAPLKLLAPVVCGYVVHMGKPTFSAPYLEQSLFALVSYKDKMMGAYPISLLLHGPGAESGVIAGREGAGIPKKLADAIELRRNDNSATATVKRHGKTLLDVSWTAGELNDPSIMQQFAGQLALGKEAEMNSFFYTYDLDQHPDGSNHFTNVELVATQLRSLADQVEPGNLTITMNSTDDDPFGELKVLKPLGAAWFHFDTSVMFNTLKLETVDADVTMPKLLTSRYDRTFFNPKATTYTI, encoded by the coding sequence TTGGCTTTGCCTATGCAACGGATGAGACTCTATTGAAAAAATTAATTCCGGCACCGCTAAAATTATTAGCGCCAGTGGTTTGTGGTTACGTCGTTCACATGGGAAAACCGACATTTAGTGCCCCATATCTGGAACAAAGTTTATTTGCTTTGGTGAGCTACAAAGACAAGATGATGGGTGCCTATCCAATCTCGTTACTACTGCACGGTCCTGGTGCTGAAAGTGGGGTTATCGCTGGTCGTGAAGGTGCCGGGATTCCTAAAAAGTTAGCCGATGCCATTGAATTACGCCGCAACGATAATTCTGCGACAGCGACCGTCAAACGCCACGGCAAAACATTGCTAGATGTGTCATGGACGGCTGGCGAACTAAACGATCCATCAATCATGCAACAATTTGCGGGTCAATTGGCATTGGGTAAGGAAGCAGAAATGAATAGTTTCTTCTACACCTATGATTTAGATCAGCATCCCGATGGCTCCAATCATTTCACGAATGTTGAACTAGTGGCAACGCAATTACGGTCGTTAGCTGATCAAGTTGAACCTGGAAATTTGACGATTACCATGAATTCGACGGATGATGATCCGTTTGGCGAGCTAAAAGTTTTGAAACCACTTGGGGCAGCCTGGTTCCACTTTGACACTTCAGTCATGTTCAATACGTTGAAGTTAGAAACGGTTGATGCTGATGTGACGATGCCAAAATTATTAACTAGTCGCTATGATCGGACGTTCTTCAATCCGAAAGCGACCACATATACGATTTAG
- a CDS encoding nitroreductase family protein, whose translation MTQTRPTMVNNDFSDVVFNRHSVRDFDPEVKIPRPELQAMIAEAAKAPSACNLQSWHFVVIDTPAAKAKFKESVMSFNYPQVDSAAAIVFIAGDTQSHFVYRDVWNQVYKAGKITKERLDQILGTFLPMYEHATPDFLKFDATIDCSIVGMQLLLVARAHGYDANAFSGIDFEHMIPTLGLDPKRYIPVMGVALGKAATEPLQTDRYDAKTLTDFLSVD comes from the coding sequence ATGACACAAACCAGACCTACAATGGTCAATAATGATTTTTCAGATGTCGTTTTTAATCGCCACTCAGTACGGGATTTTGATCCTGAAGTTAAGATTCCACGTCCCGAACTGCAAGCAATGATTGCGGAAGCAGCAAAGGCACCATCTGCTTGTAATTTACAATCATGGCATTTTGTGGTTATTGATACGCCAGCCGCTAAGGCTAAATTCAAGGAGTCAGTCATGAGCTTTAACTATCCGCAAGTTGATAGTGCAGCGGCGATTGTCTTTATTGCCGGTGATACGCAATCCCATTTCGTTTATCGAGATGTCTGGAATCAAGTTTATAAAGCCGGTAAAATTACTAAAGAACGTTTGGATCAAATCTTAGGGACGTTCCTGCCAATGTATGAACATGCAACACCTGATTTTTTGAAATTTGATGCGACCATTGATTGTTCCATCGTTGGGATGCAGCTTTTATTGGTAGCTCGGGCTCACGGCTATGATGCGAATGCCTTTTCAGGGATTGATTTTGAACATATGATTCCGACGTTAGGCCTTGATCCAAAACGTTACATTCCGGTCATGGGGGTTGCACTTGGTAAGGCTGCGACCGAACCATTGCAGACGGATCGTTATGATGCTAAGACCTTAACCGACTTTTTGTCAGTGGATTGA
- a CDS encoding CdaR family transcriptional regulator, translating to MKLKQVIQRLAAKFEVTTSLTTATAALVINQAQFENKGRPPIDAQTLLLQLPVDQQVRLSCDMQGSWQVVATIQLGPKQLTVAQTQNQLLKLLFMLGQILQPVTTGLTTLNDLAIDAITADFDPIFDRAVRLVQNPLAIIDLNGQVLSRSHMTKLNGASIQAAVGNNQIGRWLLERGFAPEKLDFLTQIYVASDQLSAVPMLVTPLAHRQEPLGYLVMPALTTPLNTQHALLINSLSKIIAGSLVKNQIMTTAASQRDRLLNMLLTERQSATFDAQFKEQNAKLPTEMVLIKCEPLAEQAPMILQQRLQYLLRPLFAQSLISVYRQHCLALVTISLAAYNSLEFKAQLQQITKQADCRLIVSNYYNQPEDTAAAYLVCSRTAKLKTIHSRVVFCEDEFYNLALARVNHIEILPFFVNPALKALISYDAKNKTTLVPTLDAYLVATCNLTRTAKKLYVHPNTLRNRLKAITTITGCDLRDAETCFKLASGFKLQRFLIDNNDSLATKSIQPN from the coding sequence ATGAAACTTAAACAAGTTATCCAACGCTTAGCGGCTAAGTTTGAAGTCACGACTAGCTTAACGACTGCGACCGCAGCATTAGTCATTAACCAAGCGCAATTTGAAAATAAGGGACGACCACCAATTGATGCCCAGACGTTATTATTACAGTTGCCAGTTGACCAGCAAGTTCGTTTAAGTTGCGATATGCAAGGTAGCTGGCAGGTTGTGGCGACTATTCAATTAGGTCCCAAGCAACTGACGGTTGCCCAAACACAAAATCAACTATTAAAATTACTTTTTATGCTTGGACAGATATTGCAGCCCGTCACGACTGGCTTAACGACGCTTAATGATTTAGCGATTGATGCGATCACAGCTGACTTTGATCCGATTTTTGACCGGGCGGTGCGATTAGTTCAAAATCCATTAGCGATTATTGATTTAAACGGGCAAGTCTTGTCTCGATCACATATGACAAAGCTAAACGGTGCGAGTATACAAGCGGCGGTAGGTAACAATCAGATTGGGCGCTGGTTATTGGAGCGGGGATTTGCCCCGGAAAAGTTAGATTTTTTGACGCAAATCTATGTGGCCTCAGATCAGCTTTCGGCGGTCCCGATGTTAGTGACGCCACTGGCTCACCGGCAAGAACCCTTAGGCTATCTGGTGATGCCTGCATTGACGACACCGTTAAACACACAGCATGCCTTACTGATTAATAGTTTAAGTAAAATTATTGCAGGTTCTTTAGTTAAGAATCAAATTATGACAACCGCAGCTTCTCAACGAGACCGGCTACTTAATATGTTATTAACTGAACGTCAAAGTGCGACTTTTGATGCCCAATTTAAAGAACAAAATGCTAAGTTGCCAACTGAAATGGTCCTCATTAAGTGTGAGCCCTTAGCTGAGCAGGCGCCAATGATTTTGCAACAACGGCTCCAATATTTATTACGACCATTATTTGCGCAAAGTTTAATTTCGGTTTATCGGCAACACTGTTTGGCGCTGGTGACCATTAGTTTGGCAGCCTATAATAGTTTGGAATTTAAGGCGCAACTGCAGCAGATTACGAAGCAAGCTGATTGTCGCTTGATTGTTTCAAATTATTATAACCAGCCGGAAGATACTGCGGCGGCCTATCTGGTGTGCAGCCGCACGGCCAAGTTAAAGACGATTCACAGTCGCGTGGTCTTTTGTGAAGATGAGTTTTATAACTTAGCGTTGGCGCGAGTTAATCATATTGAGATTTTACCGTTTTTCGTGAACCCGGCCTTAAAAGCGTTAATCAGCTATGATGCTAAGAATAAGACGACGTTAGTACCGACCTTGGATGCTTATTTAGTAGCGACGTGTAATTTAACGCGGACGGCTAAAAAGCTTTACGTGCATCCGAATACGCTACGGAATCGGTTGAAAGCAATTACAACGATTACAGGGTGTGATTTACGTGATGCTGAGACTTGTTTTAAGTTGGCGTCAGGCTTTAAGTTACAGCGATTTTTGATTGATAATAACGATAGTCTGGCAACGAAGTCGATCCAACCAAATTAA